A genome region from Musa acuminata AAA Group cultivar baxijiao chromosome BXJ3-5, Cavendish_Baxijiao_AAA, whole genome shotgun sequence includes the following:
- the LOC103983564 gene encoding S-adenosyl-L-methionine-dependent tRNA 4-demethylwyosine synthase: protein MAKTPLDPPLSSSRLALVALLSATSVFFLWKSRRRLRVLLSPYSSMNTPKPSPRGKIIYASATGTSRSLAGRLSDCLRSHGLAFDLVDPRHYEPEDLPKEALVLIVASTWEEGRPPPDAQFLARWLAESTADFRVGSLLLAKCRFAVFGVGSKSYGDSFNAAAKDFSKWMRALGASEMAPVWEGDVDSGDVDEVFEVWSRRIVALLKGEDLKKDSGHSGSMVESVGFDESDEEVEEEVLEPVVVDMEDIAGKAPSRRPSVALTNGWENGVKDMVTPVIRVNLEKQGYKIIGSHSGVKLCRWTKSQLRGRGGCYKHSFYGIESHRCMEATPSLACANKCVFCWRHHTNPVGKSWRWKMDNPLEIVDVAIDEHTKMIKQMKGVPGVKPERLSEGLSPRHCALSLVGEPIMYPEINTLVDELHRRHISTFLVTNAQFPDRIKMLKPITQLYVSVDAATKDSLKAIDRPLFGDFWERFLDSLKALRDKEQRTVYRLTLVKGWNAEDVEAYANLLGIGKPDLVEIKGVTYCGSSATSKLTMDNVPWHSDVKAFSEALAMKSSGEYEVACEHAHSCCVLLAKVDKFKIKGEWYTWIDYERFHELVASGKSFKTEDYMARTPSWAVYGAEEGGFDPDQSRYRKERRHGAASVQT from the exons ATGGCCAAAACACCCCTTGATCCACCCCTTTCCTCTTCTCGACTCGCTCTCGTCGCCCTCCTCTCCGCCACCTCCGTCTTCTTCCTCTGGAAGTCCCGCCGCCGTCTCCGCGTCCTTCTCTCCCCCTACTCCTCCATGAATACCCCAAAACCTAGCCCTAGGGGAAAAATCATCTACGCCTCCGCCACCGGCACGTCCAGGTCTCTCGCTGGCCGCCTCTCCGACTGCCTCCGCTCCCACGGCCTCGCCTTCGATCTCGTCGACCCGAGGCACTACGAGCCGGAGGACCTCCCCAAGGAGGCCCTCGTCCTGATCGTGGCCTCCACCTGGGAGGAGGGGCGGCCGCCGCCCGACGCCCAGTTCCTCGCCCGGTGGCTCGCCGAGAGCACCGCGGACTTCAGGGTCGGGTCGCTGCTCCTGGCCAAGTGCCGGTTCGCGGTGTTCGGCGTCGGGTCGAAGTCGTACGGCGATAGTTTCAATGCGGCGGCCAAGGACTTCTCGAAGTGGATGAGGGCGCTCGGGGCCTCGGAAATGGCGCCGGTGTGGGAAGGGGATGTGGATTCTGGGGATGTCGATGAGGTGTTCGAAGTATGGAGTCGACGGATTGTTGCATTACTGAAGGGAGAGGATTTGAAAAAAGACTCGGGACATTCCGGTTCTATGGTGGAGAGCGTTGGTTTTGATGAATCTGACGAAGAGGTAGAGGAGGAAGTCCTGGAACCGGTTGTCGTGGATATGGAGGACATTGCTGGAAAAGCTCCTTCGAGGAGACCATCTGTTGCTTTAACGAACGGTTGGGAGAATGGTGTGAAAGATATGGTTACACCAGTTATTAGGGTAAACTTGGAGAAGCAG GGATATAAAATTATTGGTTCACACAGTGGAGTAAAACTATGTAGGTGGACAAAGTCACAGCTCCGAGGCCGTGGGGGTTGTTACAAGCACTCATTTTATGGCATAGAGAGTCACAG GTGTATGGAAGCAACACCTAGTTTGGCTTGTGCAAATAAATGTGTTTTCTGTTGGAGGCATCACACAAACCCTGTTGGGAAGAGCTGGCGGTGGAAGATGGACAATCctctagaaattgtagatgttgcCATCGATGAGCACACTAAAATGATTAAGCAAATGAAAGGTGTTCCAG GAGTAAAGCCAGAACGCTTGTCAGAAGGTCTCTCTCCTAGACATTGTGCCTTGTCTCTTGTTGGTGAACCAATAATGTATCCGGAGATTAATACACTTGTTGATGAGTTACATAGGAGACATATATCTACTTTCCTTGTTACAAATGCTCAATTTCCTGACAGGATAAAAATGTTGAAACCCATAACACAG CTATATGTCAGTGTAGATGCAGCTACAAAAGACAGTCTAAAGGCAATTGATAGACCACTCTTTGGTGATTTCTGGGAGCGCTTTCTG GATTCACTAAAAGCTCTGCGAGACAAGGAACAACGAACAGTTTACCGATTAACTTTGGTTAAAGGGTGGAATGCAGAAGATGTAGAGGCATATGCAAACTTGCTTGGTATTGGAAAGCCTGATTTAGTTGAAATCAAAGGCGTGACGTATTGTGGCTC TTCTGCCACATCAAAGCTGACAATGGACAATGTTCCTTGGCATTCTGATGTTAAAGCCTTTTCAGAGGCTTTGGCAATGAAAAGCAGTGGTGAATATGAGGTCGCCTGTGAGCATGCTCATTCTTGCTGTGTCCTCCTAGCAAAGGTGGATAAGTTCAAGATAAAGGGTGAATGGTACACATGGATAGATTATGAACGATTTCATGAGCTG GTGGCTTCAGGAAAGTCATTCAAGACAGAAGACTACATGGCTCGTACGCCTTCCTGGGCTGTATATGGTGCAGAGGAAGGTGGATTTGATCCAGATCAATCTCGATACAGGAAAGAGAGGCGTCATGGAGCTGCAAGCGTGCAGACCTAG
- the LOC135638531 gene encoding uncharacterized protein LOC135638531, translating into MAKRPDFAQKLLDDIRRRKEKLGYVASSSGQQPAQPPASEYHVSSRRSSRGTGDIMKKKNYSLQSSKNPVSAQVTEIWLSTKHNKTAAPQVVSREIVPVGRATSIQNSVDVSMALALALSNSGKLHYIAKFGNELIPQSGSIYYAGTANQHLLYSTKHHADRYPFLSNLQVGEISKGVQKLNKILETFSDRTNFGKDSIQIGRELLKGAIDLEESLKMLATLQEASDYMVGSQGRQIKLLEGVEDDETSDVKDNRKALMYKPRISFDGSINHFYKFTKANDDTRIQGQRKTPSSSMKKSIAKTNYSQSSLDASTQVDTHKQSLSCGPGSLPNSLYSGITHKQGHGGEPGNFSTGSGKFSASKNTKQLDPKSLVSSSVRMPNIVAKLMGLEELPMPKAEGKKVEGKKEPKSKKEMVIGQTSIADEKVRKENKILNENGVDETKDKSSKEKTNYIRNMTPLSNHAPKRHLEINRKIENIDINHSLKEGIAKKNLVQLREKAEKEEERRNISESVRQLISKSNQEGDLQRTKKKQPSISHDETAGNKDTCMNQKDNGQNCLALPSNQTNTRGSLQKATVKVKPKYEVCEIAKEKERATNIKLKATAATKSEQKSRKSTEKISMHKMLSSGTVVAIERNSEKDRNVEEPKGHAKSSHQEMQNTMERTSAYVELDRTSSHKNSEDTKLLQTYSRTDKELPQILVKTLMKPVNFPTAKKVDTANMKVQKGERHKVLGDSSGYNRTQNEKRQQSSFLHDLEKRWKERISKEKGTKVSFHETNSEQHLEQKTKSTLVSDNSSVDAGEDKEVLEEETVAETNDDDIIKSALEALPEQEASISVDSEPQPYNNREKLTEDVNNDRQLSNCNTLNQMSQAISEVNGQGSLTKDEHFLMQLLINNQHFRNTAQEIFKIDIPVGVLQTSNQACPKEENKLLLDCGYELLRRKGKREVTCAMTRPHATGEARYLDALVKELNDDLESLKFPKETTYNDDIAEFLHMMLERDIENSKPDINCMWDIGWNSSIFASVEKDEIVRDMEKHVLNGLINELARELVDATINVS; encoded by the exons ATGGCGAAGCGACCGGATTTTGCACAGAAGCTGTTGGATGACatcaggaggaggaaggagaagctgGGATATGTTGCATCGTCATCGGGACAGCAACCGGCGCAGCCACCTGCTTCTG AGTATCATGTCAGCTCCCGACGGTCGTCCAGAGGAACAGGAGACATAATGAAGAAGAAGAACTAT AGTTTGCAGAGCAGCAAGAATCCGGTCAGCGCACAAGTGACGGAAATATGGCTCAGCACCAAACATAACAAAACAGCTGCTCCTCAAGTTGTTTCACGGGAGATTGTTCCTGTTGGAAGAGCCACAAGCATTCAGAATTCTGTCGATGTGTCAATGGCACTAGCACTGGCACTCAGTAATAGTGGAAAACTTCATTACATAGCTAAATTTGGTAACGAGCTCATTCCACAGAGTGGATCTATATATTATGCAGGAACTGCAAATCAACACTTGTTATACAGCACGAAACATCATGCCGATCGATATCCTTTTTTATCCAACTTGCAAGTCGGTGAAATATCAAAAGGTGTTCAGAAATTGAATAAGATCCTCGAAACCTTCTCCGATAGGACAAATTTTGGAAAGGATTCAATTCAGATTGGAAGAGAATTGTTGAAAGGGGCCATAGATTTGGAAGAGTCATTGAAAATGCTTGCCACCCTGCAGGAGGCTTCAGATTACATGGTTGGCTCTCAAGGGAGGCAGATCAAATTGCTCGAGGGTGTGGAAGACGATGAAACATCTGACGTCAAAGACAATCGGAAGGCTCTAATGTACAAGCCCAGAATTTCTTTTGATGGGTCCATCAACCATTTCTACAAATTCACCAAAGCAAATGATGATACCAGAATTCAAGGGCAGAGAAAAACGCCATCATCTTCTATGAAAAAAAGCATAGCCAAAACAAATTATAGTCAGAGTTCATTAGATGCATCAACGCAAGTCGATACACACAAACAGTCTCTGAGTTGTGGTCCTGGATCGCTacctaattccttgtattcaggcATTACACACAAACAAGGCCATGGTGGTGAACCTGGAAACTTCTCAACTGGTAGTGGCAAGTTCTCTGCTTCAAAGAACACCAAGCAGTTGGATCCTAAAAGCCTGGTGAGCAGCAGTGTAAGAATGCCAAATATTGTTGCTAAACTTATGGGCCTTGAAGAACTTCCAATGCCCAAGGCTGAGGGGAAAAAAGTTGAAGGAAAGAAAGAACCGAAGTCTAAGAAAGAGATGGTGATAGGTCAGACGTCAATAGCAGATGAAAAAGTGAGAAAAGAGAACAAGATTCTGAATGAAAACGGCGTTGACGAAACTAAGGACAAAAGCAGCAAGGAGAAGACAAATTATATACGGAACATGACTCCATTGTCAAATCATGCACCAAAGAGGCATCTTGAAATCAATAGGAAGATCGAGAACATCGACATAAACCACAGTTTAAAAGAAGGGATAGCCAAGAAGAATTTGGTACAACTGAGAGAAAaggcagaaaaagaagaagagagaagaaacatATCTGAATCAGTTCGCCAGCTTATCAGCAAATCAAACCAAGAAGGTGACCTGCAAAGAACCAAAAAGAAGCAACCGTCCATCAGCCATGATGAAACAGCTGGCAATAAAGATACATGCATGAACCAAAAGGACAATGGCCAAAATTGCTTAGCTCTTCCAAGCAATCAGACAAACACCCGAGGGTCGTTGCAAAAAGCAACAGTCAAAGTAAAACCCAAATATGAAGTTTGTGAAATTGCAAAAGAAAAAGAGCGTGCTACAAACATCAAGTTGAAGGCCACCGCAGCAACAAAAAGTGAACAGAAATCTAGGAAATCTACCGAGAAAATAAGCATGCATAAGATGTTATCTAGCGGCACAGTTGTAGCTATAGAAAGAAATTCAGAAAAGGATAGAAATGTAGAGGAACCAAAAGGACATGCAAAGAGCAGTCATCAAGAGATGCAAAACACAATGGAGAGAACCTCTGCCTATGTTGAATTGGATAGAACGTCATCACATAAGAACTCTGAAGATACGAAGCTCTTACAGACATATTCAAGAACTGATAAAGAGCTGCCTCAAATTCTGGTGAAAACATTGATGAAGCCTGTAAATTTTCCAACTGCAAAGAAAGTAGATACAGCAAACATGAAAGTTCAGAAAGGTGAAAGACATAAAGTTCTAGGGGACAGTTCTGGATATAATAGAACACAAAATGAGAAAAGACAGCAATCATCCTTCTTACATGATCTGGAGAAGAGATGGAAAGAAAGAATCAGTAAAGAAAAAGGAACAAAAGTTAGCTTTCATGAAACAAATTCAGAACAACATCTAGAGCAGAAAACTAAATCAACCTTGGTTTCAGATAATTCTTCAGTTGATGCTGGCGAAGACAAAGAAGTATTAGAAGAGGAGACAGTTGCGGAGACCAAT GATGATGACATAATAAAATCAGCTTTGGAGGCTTTACCAGAGCAAGAAGCTTCCATCAGTGTAGATTCAGAACCACAACCTTATAACAACAGGGAAAAGCTGACAGAAG ATGTAAATAACGACAGGCAGCTTAGCAATTGTAATACCCTAAATCAGATGAGTCAGGCAATATCTGAAGTAAATGGACAAGGTTCACTTACCAAGGATGAACATTTCCTCATGCAACTTCTGATTAACAATCAGCATTTCCGCAACACAGCACAAGAAATTTTCAAAATTGATATTCCAGTTGGTGTTCTACAAACCAGCAACCAGGCTTGTCCAAAAGAGGAAAACAAGTTACTTTTAGACTGTGGATATGAGTTACTGAggagaaaagggaaaagagaggTTACCTGTGCCATGACAAGGCCTCATGCAACAGGGGAAGCTAGATACCTGGATGCACTGGTGAAGGAGTTGAATGATGATCTTGAGAGTCTTAAGTTCCCCAAAGAAACTACATATAATGATGACATTGCTGAATTCCTTCACATGATGCTTGAAAGAGACATTGAAAATAGTAAGCCAGATATAAACTGTATGTGGGATATTGGTTGGAACAGCAGTATATTTGCATCAGTTGAAAAAGACGAAATTGTAAGGGATATGGAGAAGCATGTATTGAATGGACTCATCAATGAGCTAGCTAGAGAGCTAGTCGATGCAACCATCAATGTTTCATAA
- the LOC103983742 gene encoding proline-rich receptor-like protein kinase PERK4 produces the protein MSSAPPPDGSSSNSSDSSSSSSPPTSSNASPPPPTDSTTPPPPDSDDNSSSPPPPSDSDGSHRSSSPPPPPPPPPPPPPPPPPPSRSHKSSSSSKVIIGVVAGIGMFFVLMIIACICCSKKKKRKSHNPMKYYANASGYDSGLYSNGPHPNWHNGLQGMDHVVKVPPPPGSVHGGGGWHVQPGPTMMSSGEVSSAYSGPHGPALPPPSPIVALGFNKSTFSYEELAAATNGFSHANLLGQGGFGYVHKGVLPNGKDIAVKQLKSGSGQGEREFQAEVDIISRVHHRHLVSLVGYCSAGSQRMLVYEFVPNKTLEHHLHGKGLPVMNWPTRLKIALGSAKGIAYLHEDCHPRIIHRDIKSANILLDFKFEAMVADFGLAKLSSDNHTHVSTRVMGTFGYLAPEYASSGKLTEKSDVFSFAVMLLELITGRRPVDNSDDFMDDSMIDWARPILAQALAEGHYDELADPRLGGNYDPMEMARMVACAAAGVRHSARRRPKMSQIVRALEGDVSLEDLNEGVRPGQSTLFSSGSDYESSPYTSSGNRVRRVVVASSEYSAEYSGPSSGGLSGEMRPVESQRQRALPPL, from the exons ATGTCGTCTGCTCCGCCGCCGGATGGTTCTTCATCTAACTCGAGCGATTCGTCTTCGTCATCGTCTCCACCGACGTCTTCGAATGCTTCCCCACCTCCTCCAACCGATAGCACAACTCCGCCGCCACCTGACTCGGATGATAACTCGTCTTCGCCTCCCCCGCCGTCTGACTCAGATGGTTCTCATCGTTCATCATCGCCGCCGCCAcccccgccaccgccaccgccaccgccaccgcctccgcctcctccaTCCCGATCACACAAGTCATCGTCGTCTTCAAA AGTTATCATAGGGGTCGTGGCAGGAATCGGGATGTTCTTTGTCCTCATGATCATCGCATGCATTTGCtgctccaagaagaagaagaggaagtctCACAATCCAATGAAGTACTACGCAAATGCTTCAGGATACG ACAGTGGGCTTTACAGCAATGGACCGCACCCGAATTGGCACAATGGACTCCAGGGTATGGACCATGTAGTTAAGGTGCCGCCACCTCCCGGTTCCGTCCATGGAGGAGGAGGGTGGCATGTTCAGCCAGGTCCGACGATGATGAGCAGCGGCGAAGTTAGCTCAGCCTATTCAGGGCCTCATGGGCCTGCCTTGCCACCTCCCTCTCCCATCGTCGCACTCGGGTTCAACAAAAGTACCTTCAGCTACGAGGAGCTCGCAGCTGCAACAAATGGTTTCTCGCATGCTAATCTGCTGGGCCAGGGAGGATTCGGGTACGTCCACAAGGGAGTTCTACCCAACGGGAAGGACATTGCGGTGAAGCAGCTCAAGTCAGGGAGTGGGCAAGGAGAGAGGGAATTCCAGGCCGAGGTCGATATCATTAGCCGCGTCCACCATCGCCACCTCGTCTCTCTCGTCGGATACTGCAGTGCTGGTTCGCAGAGGATGTTGGTGTATGAGTTTGTCCCCAACAAGACTCTTGAGCACCACCTCCATG GAAAGGGGCTCCCAGTAATGAACTGGCCGACGAGGCTCAAAATTGCACTGGGATCGGCCAAAGGCATTGCTTACTTGCACGAGGACT gtcaCCCTCGAATCATTCACCGTGATATCAAGTCTGCCAACATTCTTCTGGACTTCAAATTTGAAGCCATG GTTGCAGATTTTGGGTTGGCCAAGCTGTCGTCGGACAATCACACTCACGTCTCAACCCGTGTCATGGGAACATTCGG GTATTTGGCTCCTGAGTATGCGTCGAGTGGGAAGCTGACAGAGAAGTCCGATGTCTTCTCATTCGCAGTGATGCTTCTTGAGCTGATAACTGGACGAAGACCCGTCGACAACTCGGACGACTTCATGGACGATTCCATGATAGATTGG GCGAGGCCTATTCTAGCTCAAGCTTTGGCCGAAGGACACTACGACGAGTTAGCTGACCCACGCTTAGGCGGCAACTACGATCCCATGGAGATGGCACGCATGGTGGCATGCGCCGCCGCCGGTGTTCGCCATTCTGCAAGGCGACGACCCAAGATGAGCCAG ATCGTGAGGGCATTGGAAGGCGACGTGTCACTCGAGGACTTGAACGAGGGAGTCCGGCCAGGGCAGAGCACGCTCTTCAGCTCCGGCTCCGACTACGAGTCGAGCCCCTACACATCCAGCGGCAACCGTGTCAGGAGGGTCGTGGTTGCGAGCTCCGAGTACAGTGCCGAATACAGTGGACCGAGCAGTGGAGGACTCTCTGGCGAAATGAGACCTGTTGAAAGCCAAAGACAAAGAGCTCTTCCACCGCTCTGA
- the LOC135638226 gene encoding F-box/kelch-repeat protein At3g23880-like: MTRQKVVHRILLLLPAKSLLRFRCVSRRWNGIISSNSFVHAHAAAPRLVSGLLYQSSQGTVVYAAFCHATASLPDPSLSFIPEPVAVKASARGLLCCRGRFSLMYYVCNPTTAVWVSLPRPRNLHNYDTEVVLMIDDPPRSNRVSEFRVVCAFPQVDRLHHVCGLETFSTDEWRWATSKWTPCLGRLLPGSGVVVGGRACWRTTMNTVLMYDPRNEERWGFKRPERDLDGVTWWEIGVIEGQLSVAYAKVASTPESSTMVEVMVADSDSWSLRGAFGFGPGSRENNLKPLRMEGDEELLLWDGQRHILGRDMAGRATRLLVVDAPATFSVEFVPYTATLLHVRR; this comes from the coding sequence ATGACGCGGCAGAAGGTTGTCCATCGAATCCTCCTACTCCTCCCGGCGAAATCCCTCCTACGCTTCCGCTGCGTCTCCCGCCGGTGGAACGGCATCATCTCCAGCAACTCCTTCGTGCACGCCCATGCCGCCGCTCCCCGCCTTGTTTCCGGCCTATTATACCAGAGCAGCCAAGGCACGGTGGTGTACGCCGCGTTCTGCCACGCCACTGCCTCCCTCCCCGACCCTTCCCTCTCTTTCATCCCTGAGCCGGTCGCCGTCAAGGCCTCCGCTCGGGGCCTCCTCTGCTGCCGCGGCCGCTTCTCGTTGATGTACTACGTCTGCAACCCCACCACCGCCGTGTGGGTCAGTCTCCCGCGGCCGAGGAATCTGCACAACTACGACACAGAGGTGGTGTTGATGATCGACGATCCGCCCCGGTCCAACCGCGTCTCCGAATTCCGTGTCGTGTGCGCATTTCCTCAAGTCGATAGACTACATCATGTCTGCGGCTTGGAAACGTTCTCAACCGACGAGTGGCGGTGGGCTACGTCGAAGTGGACTCCGTGCCTGGGACGGCTGTTGCCCGGGTCTGGCGTGGTGGTCGGCGGGCGAGCGTGCTGGCGGACGACCATGAACACAGTGCTCATGTACGACCCCAGGAATGAGGAGCGGTGGGGGTTCAAGAGGCCGGAAAGAGACCTCGACGGCGTCACGTGGTGGGAGATCGGCGTGATAGAGGGGCAGCTCAGCGTAGCGTACGCGAAGGTGGCATCGACGCCCGAGTCATCGACGATGGTGGAGGTGATGGTGGCCGACAGCGACTCGTGGTCCTTACGGGGGGCGTTCGGCTTCGGGCCAGGGTCGAGAGAGAACAACCTGAAGCCCCTGAGGATGGAAGGGGACGAGGAGTTGCTGCTGTGGGATGGGCAGAGGCACATCCTGGGCCGCGACATGGCCGGCCGGGCGACAAGGCTCCTCGTGGTCGACGCGCCGGCCACCTTCAGCGTCGAGTTCGTGCCTTACACAGCCACTCTACTGCATGTGAGGAGGTAA